The genomic window GATGGGCGGGCCAGGACGGTCGCGTCGTCGAGCGCCGTCGGGAAGGTGCCCGAAGGGTGGATCCAGGACACCGACGTGGTCAGCCTGATGGTGAAGGCCCTCGGCGCCGTCATCGGCAAGATGCGGGAGCGTATCGACGCCACGGCGGAGCCGGACCCGGTGAGCCAGGACATCCTGATCGGGCTCACCCGCGACCTGGAGAAGCACGCCTGGATGTTCCAGGCGGAGAGTGTCTAACGGTGCCGCCGTCTCCGGCCGGCGGGGCCGAAGGGCCTGGTGGGGCGGTCGGCGTGCGCGGGCGCATGGTCCGGTGCGCGGACCCCTGGGGCACCTGGCGCATATGCTGCGGGCGCGCCCTGTGTGCATCTGGTGCGCCCTCCCGCCGAGTGATCGGTCCGGTCTAGCGTCGACCGGAGGAGGCGGCCATGGTGAGGCGATGGGTCCTGCTGCCGGCGCTCGCTCTGGGCGCACTGTGGTGGTGGGCCGTTCTGCGGCTGGCGCTGGTGCCGGAGCATGCGGGGCTCGTTGAGGGGGCAGTGGCGGCAGGCGGGTGGGGGCTCAGTCTGCTGCCGGTGCATGTCGCGTCGCGCGCCGGGGAGGCCGGCACGGCCGGGGGAACGCCCACGGCTACCACGGCATCGCGACGCCCCCGTTCGGCCGGAGGATCTGACCCGTCGTGAACGACGACGCGTCGGAGGCGAGATGGAGGACGGCGTGAGCGATGTCCTCGGGCTCGCCGACCCGGCCGAGCGGTGACAGCCGGACCATGGCGGCCTCCGCCTTCTGCTGAAGGCCCGCGTCGTGCCGGTCGGTCATCGGCGTACGGATCCAGCCCGGGGCCACCGCGTTCACCCGGATGGAGTACGGACCGAGCTCGGCGGCCAGCGTCTTGGTGAGCTGGACGACGGCGGCCTTGGCCGCGCTGTAGCAGAGCAGGCCCGGGTTCGCGGCGTCGACCGCGCCGGAGGCCATGGTGACGAGGGAGCCCTTGACGCCCCTGTCGATCATGGATCGGGCTGCGGCCTGACAGGCGTGGAGCACGCCTTTGAAGTTCACCGCGAGTACGCGGTCGAGGTCCTCGTCGCGGGTCTCCAGGACCGGACTGGAGTGCATGATCCCGGCGATCGCGGCCAGGATGTGGAGTGCTCCCGCCGACTCGACGGCCGCGTCGAGCCGGGCGCGGTCGGTGACGTCCACGAGGTGGGTGTGGGCCGTCCCGCCGGCGTCGGCGATCAGGGTCTGCGTCTCGTGGAGGCCCTTCTCGTGGACGTCCGCGCAGTGGACGGTGGCGCCCGCCTCGGCGAGCAGGAGGGCCGTGGCGCGGCCTATGCCGCTCGCCGCGCCGGTGACGAACGCGGTGCGGCCGGTGAGGTCGTACGCGGTGAGGGGCATGCCGGTGACCGTACGATCGTATCTGACGGTCCGTCAATCAGTGGGTGGCGGCTGCCCGGAGACCGCTCGGGCGAGGCCCGGACGGCGGACCGGCCGGCCGATCAGGGGGTGTACCGGACGGCTGCTCAACAGGTGGACCGGACGGCCGTTCAGGCGGCGGTGGGTCCCGACTGGCAGCCCGGGCACCAGTACGTCACGCGCTCGTCCTGGCCCGCCTTGCGGATCGCGGTGCCGCAGCGCAGACAGGGGCGTCCCTCGCGGCCGTACACGAACAGATGCTGCTCGCCGGGGCGCCGGCCGGCGCCGCCGGCGGGCGCGGGGGTGCG from Streptomyces sp. FIT100 includes these protein-coding regions:
- a CDS encoding Dps family protein; amino-acid sequence: MSVVKSPLPEQDRKVTGEALQGALVDLVDLALVAKQVHWNVVGPRFRSIHLQLDEVVATARLHSDTVAERASAIGVSPDGRARTVASSSAVGKVPEGWIQDTDVVSLMVKALGAVIGKMRERIDATAEPDPVSQDILIGLTRDLEKHAWMFQAESV
- a CDS encoding SDR family NAD(P)-dependent oxidoreductase, coding for MPLTAYDLTGRTAFVTGAASGIGRATALLLAEAGATVHCADVHEKGLHETQTLIADAGGTAHTHLVDVTDRARLDAAVESAGALHILAAIAGIMHSSPVLETRDEDLDRVLAVNFKGVLHACQAAARSMIDRGVKGSLVTMASGAVDAANPGLLCYSAAKAAVVQLTKTLAAELGPYSIRVNAVAPGWIRTPMTDRHDAGLQQKAEAAMVRLSPLGRVGEPEDIAHAVLHLASDASSFTTGQILRPNGGVAMPW